In the genome of Candidatus Krumholzibacteriia bacterium, the window GTCCTATCTTGCCGGCCGGCTCGACGCGACCACCTGGGGGGCGGTCCGGACCGGGCGCATCGACGCGCGCACGGCGGCGGCTCCGGTGTTCGCAGGGCGCGGCGGCGCGGCGATCGCGCGTCGTACCGTCCAGAGAGTGGTCGAGCGGGCCGTCCGCGAGACGGCCGGGCCGCGTCTGTCGACGCACGACCTGCGTCACGCCTTCGCCACGCACCTGCTCGACCGTGGGGCGGAACTGCGGGGCGTGCAGGAACTGCTGGGCCACGCGGACCTGTCGACCACGCAGATCTACACGCACGTGACCAGTGCACGCCTGCGCAACGCCTTCGAGGCGGCGCACCCCCGCGCCCGGACGGCGCGCGCGGCCGAGGAGGACGAAGGATGAACCAGCAACGCAGACGCATACGATCGACGACGATCCTCGGGGTGCGGGTACGGGGCCAGGTCTGCCTCGGCGGTGACGGCCAGGTGACCTTCGGCGACGTCGCCGTGAAGAGTGGCGCGCGCAAGGTCCGCCCGATGTCCGACGGCAGGGTCCTGGCGGGATTCGCGGGTTCGGCCGCCGACGCATTCAGTCTGTTCGAGAAGTTCGAGGGGCAGCTCGAGTCCCACGGGGGTCAGCTCGCGCGCGCCGCGGTGGCCCTGGCCACCGAGTGGCGCCGCGACAGGGTGCTGCGCCGCCTCGAGGCCATGCTGGTGGTGATGGACGCCGAACGCGCCTTCCTGCTCAGTGGCAACGGAGACGTGATCGAGCCCGACGAGGGGATCCTGGCCATCGGCAGTGGGGGCAACTACGCCCTGTCGGCGGCTCGCGCGCTGGCCCGTCACAGCGATCTCGACGCCGAGTCCGTATGCCGCCGCGCCCTGGAGATCGCCGCCGAACTCTGCATCTACACCAACGACCGGATCGAGGTCCTGCGCCTGGGTTCGAGAGACGGAGGCGCGTCATGAACCTTCCAGTGCACCAGGAGACCGAACACGGTCCCCCGACCGAGGAGCTCACGCCGCGACGGATCGTCCGCGAACTCGATCGCTACATCGTGGGCCAGGACAAGGCCAAGAGGGCGGTGGCGGTCGCGCTGCGCAACCGCTGGCGCCGCCTGGCGGTCGACTCGGGCATGCGCGACGAGATCACGCCGAACAACATCATCCTCATCGGCGCGACCGGGATCGGGAAGACCGAGATCGCCCGGCGCCTGGCGCGGCTGGCCGCCGCGCCCTTCGTGAAGGTGGAGGCCACGCGTTTCACCGAGCGGGGCTACGTGGGCGGCGACGTCGAGTCGATGATCCGGCAACTCGTCGATGCCGCCTTCAAACTCGTCCGTGAGGAACGGGCGCGCGAGGTGGAGGATTCGGCCGCGCGGGGCGTCGAGGACCGGATCCTCGATCAGCTCCTTCCGCCCCTGGCCAGCGTCGGCGACGAGACCCGCGAGCGCTGGGAGCGCAGCCGCGAATCGCTACGGGCACAGTTGCGCAAGGGCGAACTCGACCATCGGCAGATCACGATCCAGGTCAGCGACACCCCGCGCATGCCCTTCAACGTGGTCGGCATGGGCGGCGACATGGGGCAGGACCTCGGCGACGCGCTCAAGGGGCTCTTCCCCGGCAAGAAGAAGGAGAAACAGGTCACGGTCGAGGACGCGCGGCAGATGCTGCGCGACGAGGAGATCGACAAGCGCATCGACGAGGACTCGGTCGGCCGCGAAGCCGTCGAGCGTACCGAGCGCGCGGGGATCGTCTTCCTCGACGAGATCGACAAGATCACCGGCAGCAGCGAGTCCCGTGGTCAGGTCGACGTGAGCCGCGAGGGCGTGCAGCGCGAGTTGCTTCCGCTGGTCGAGGGCGGCACCGTGCAGACCAAGTACGGCAGCGTTCGCACCGATCACGTGCTCTTCATCGCCGCGGGGGCCTTCCACGTGAGCAAGCCGAGCGATCTGATCCCGGAGCTGCAGGGCCGCTTCCCCATTCGCGTGGAACTCGAGAGTCTGCGCCAGACCGACCTCGAGCGGATCCTGCGCGAGCCCGAGAACTCGCTGCCGAAGCAGTACGGAGCGCTGCTGGACACCGAGGGTTGCGAACTCGAGTTCACCGACGACGGCCTGGCGGAGATCGCGCGTGTGGCCCACGAGGTGAACGAACGCCAGGAGAACATCGGTGCGCGTCGACTGCACACGATCATGAGCACTTTGCTCGAAACCATGCTGTTCGAACTACCGCCCGAGGGTGACGGCCCGCCGCCGCCCACGCACGTGGTGGTCGACCGTGACTTCGTGAACCAGCGGTTGAAGGACGTCGTCGCCGACGAGGACCTGAGCCGCTACATCCTCTGACCCCCGAATCGTCGCGCCCCGTGCGCACAGGAGAGACCAGCCCATGGCCAAGAACGCCGGCAAGCTCAGCTCGAAGGATCTGGTGACGATCCTCGACTTCACGCGCGAGGACATCGAGCAGGTGTTCGGGACCACGCGCGAGCAGAAGCCCCTGGCCCGCGAACACCGCCTCGAGCACACGCACACGAACCGCACGCTGGCCTGTATCTTCCACAAGCCGAGCCTGCGGACGCGCGTCAGTTTCGAGGTGGCCATGCAGCAGCTCGGCGGCAACTCGCTCTACGTGACCAACGCCGAGATCGGTCTGGGCGAACGCGAGTCGATCGCCGACGTCGGGCGCGTGATGAGCCGCTTCGTCGACGGGATCATGATCCGCACCTTCGACCACGGCCACGTCGAGGAGCTGGCCCGCGAGTCGACCGTACCGGTGGTGAACGGCCTCACCGACCTCACGCATCCCTGCCAGATCCTCGCCGACGTGTTCACGGTGATCGAGAACTTCGGGAACATCGAGGGACGCAAGGTGGTGTACGTGGGCGACGGGAACAACATCGCCCATTCGTGGATCAACGCGGCCGCCTTGCTCGATTTCCCCCTGGTGATCTGCACGCCGCGCGACTACGCCCCCGATCCGAAGGTGGTGGACAAGGCGAAGTCCATGGGCACG includes:
- the hslV gene encoding ATP-dependent protease subunit HslV, encoding MNQQRRRIRSTTILGVRVRGQVCLGGDGQVTFGDVAVKSGARKVRPMSDGRVLAGFAGSAADAFSLFEKFEGQLESHGGQLARAAVALATEWRRDRVLRRLEAMLVVMDAERAFLLSGNGDVIEPDEGILAIGSGGNYALSAARALARHSDLDAESVCRRALEIAAELCIYTNDRIEVLRLGSRDGGAS
- the hslU gene encoding ATP-dependent protease ATPase subunit HslU, producing the protein MNLPVHQETEHGPPTEELTPRRIVRELDRYIVGQDKAKRAVAVALRNRWRRLAVDSGMRDEITPNNIILIGATGIGKTEIARRLARLAAAPFVKVEATRFTERGYVGGDVESMIRQLVDAAFKLVREERAREVEDSAARGVEDRILDQLLPPLASVGDETRERWERSRESLRAQLRKGELDHRQITIQVSDTPRMPFNVVGMGGDMGQDLGDALKGLFPGKKKEKQVTVEDARQMLRDEEIDKRIDEDSVGREAVERTERAGIVFLDEIDKITGSSESRGQVDVSREGVQRELLPLVEGGTVQTKYGSVRTDHVLFIAAGAFHVSKPSDLIPELQGRFPIRVELESLRQTDLERILREPENSLPKQYGALLDTEGCELEFTDDGLAEIARVAHEVNERQENIGARRLHTIMSTLLETMLFELPPEGDGPPPPTHVVVDRDFVNQRLKDVVADEDLSRYIL
- the argF gene encoding ornithine carbamoyltransferase, with amino-acid sequence MAKNAGKLSSKDLVTILDFTREDIEQVFGTTREQKPLAREHRLEHTHTNRTLACIFHKPSLRTRVSFEVAMQQLGGNSLYVTNAEIGLGERESIADVGRVMSRFVDGIMIRTFDHGHVEELARESTVPVVNGLTDLTHPCQILADVFTVIENFGNIEGRKVVYVGDGNNIAHSWINAAALLDFPLVICTPRDYAPDPKVVDKAKSMGTLDLTVSHDPKDAVKGADVVYTDVWASMGQEAEAQERARAFADYQLNDQLLAHAGDDAIVLHCLPAHRGMEITDEVMDGPRSRVYDEAENRLHVQRAILSLLMP